In Syntrophomonas wolfei subsp. wolfei str. Goettingen G311, a single window of DNA contains:
- the brxL gene encoding protease Lon-related BREX system protein BrxL codes for METSYLDAKLNRHFAGRVVRKDLTGMIKQGANVPTYVLEYLLGMYCATDDEEAIHDGVERVKKILADNFVRPDEAEKVKSRIKELGQYTVIDKLTVKLNEKRDIYEAEFSNLGIKGVAVSSEYVKKYEKLLAGGIWAILKMEYFYDEENRHNNPFSIVSLKPIQMPNMDLNEIKVGRKQFTKDEWIDLLIRSTGLEPTQLEPVVKWHLLLRLVPLVENNYNLCELGPRGTGKSHVYKEISPNSILVSGGQTTVANLFYNMSTRSIGLVGLWDCVAFDEVAGIHFKDKDGIQIMKDYMASASFARGKEEKNANASMVFVGNINESLDFLLKTSHLFAPFPEGMANDSAFFDRMHYYLPGWEIPKMRPELITHNYGFIVDYLAEYLREMRKQSFADAIDRYFKLGNNLNQRDVIAVRKTVSGMMKLLYPHGEYTCDDVAEILEYALVGRRRVKEQLKKIGGMEFYDVHFSYIDRETLEEKFVSVPEQGGGKLIPEGLGKPGHVYLIGKGDSGMIGVFKLENQAVSGTGKFERTGLGSRKEVKESIDTAFRYFTANCKNVSSGITTKNKDYLMHATDLQGIGMNAELALAEFIGLCSSALDRPVQESLVVLGNITVSGTIEKISDFANVLQVCVDAGAKRVLIPAVSVVDLQNVPPELLIKVQPIFYSDPIDAVFKALGAV; via the coding sequence ATGGAAACGTCGTATTTGGATGCCAAACTGAATCGGCATTTTGCGGGCCGGGTAGTTCGCAAAGACCTGACCGGGATGATTAAACAGGGAGCAAACGTTCCTACTTACGTTTTAGAATATCTCCTGGGGATGTACTGTGCCACCGATGATGAAGAAGCTATCCATGATGGGGTGGAGCGGGTTAAAAAAATCCTGGCGGATAACTTCGTCCGTCCTGATGAAGCGGAAAAAGTTAAATCACGTATTAAAGAATTGGGTCAGTATACGGTAATTGATAAATTAACCGTAAAACTCAACGAAAAGCGTGATATCTATGAAGCCGAGTTTTCCAACCTGGGTATTAAAGGGGTAGCGGTCAGCTCCGAGTATGTAAAAAAGTACGAGAAGCTATTAGCGGGTGGCATTTGGGCGATTCTTAAAATGGAGTATTTCTATGATGAGGAAAACCGGCACAATAATCCCTTCAGCATTGTAAGCTTGAAACCCATTCAGATGCCCAACATGGATTTAAATGAGATAAAGGTAGGACGCAAGCAGTTTACCAAAGACGAATGGATAGATCTGCTGATTCGTTCCACCGGCCTGGAGCCAACTCAGTTAGAACCGGTGGTGAAGTGGCATTTGCTGCTGCGGTTGGTGCCGCTGGTGGAAAATAATTATAACCTGTGTGAACTGGGGCCGCGGGGAACCGGCAAATCCCATGTTTATAAGGAGATTTCCCCCAACTCAATATTGGTCTCCGGGGGGCAGACTACGGTGGCCAATCTATTTTATAATATGTCCACCCGTTCGATTGGATTAGTCGGCTTATGGGATTGTGTGGCCTTTGACGAAGTGGCCGGGATTCACTTTAAAGATAAAGACGGCATCCAGATTATGAAGGATTACATGGCTTCGGCCTCTTTTGCCCGCGGCAAAGAAGAGAAAAACGCCAATGCCTCCATGGTCTTCGTGGGTAATATCAACGAGAGCCTGGATTTCTTGTTAAAAACCTCGCACCTGTTTGCTCCCTTCCCGGAAGGAATGGCCAATGACAGTGCTTTTTTTGACCGCATGCACTACTATTTGCCTGGTTGGGAGATTCCTAAAATGCGTCCCGAGCTGATTACCCATAATTATGGATTTATTGTGGATTATCTGGCCGAGTACCTGCGGGAGATGAGAAAACAGAGCTTTGCGGATGCCATTGACCGCTATTTTAAGCTGGGGAATAACCTTAACCAGCGGGATGTTATTGCCGTTCGCAAAACTGTATCGGGAATGATGAAACTACTCTATCCCCACGGAGAATATACCTGTGATGATGTAGCTGAAATCCTGGAATATGCCCTGGTGGGCCGCCGCCGGGTAAAAGAGCAACTCAAGAAAATCGGGGGTATGGAATTTTATGATGTGCATTTCTCTTACATTGACCGGGAAACCCTGGAGGAGAAATTCGTTTCCGTCCCCGAGCAGGGAGGGGGAAAACTTATTCCGGAAGGGCTGGGCAAACCTGGTCATGTTTATCTGATAGGCAAGGGCGACTCCGGGATGATAGGGGTCTTCAAACTGGAGAATCAGGCCGTATCCGGAACTGGCAAATTTGAAAGAACCGGTCTGGGCTCCCGTAAAGAGGTAAAAGAAAGTATCGACACCGCTTTCCGCTACTTCACGGCCAATTGTAAAAATGTCAGCAGCGGTATCACCACCAAAAACAAAGACTACCTTATGCATGCCACCGACCTGCAGGGTATCGGTATGAATGCAGAATTAGCCCTGGCCGAGTTTATCGGCCTTTGCTCATCCGCCCTGGACCGACCGGTACAGGAAAGCCTGGTGGTATTGGGCAATATCACCGTTTCCGGCACCATTGAAAAAATCTCCGATTTCGCCAATGTGCTGCAGGTCTGTGTAGATGCTGGTGCCAAACGCGTACTTATCCCGGCCGTATCAGTAGTTGACCTCCAGAATGTCCCCCCGGAACTGCTGATTAAAGTACAACCAATCTTCTATTCCGATCCCATTGATGCGGTGTTCAAGGCGTTAGGGGCGGTGTAG